One Methanothermobacter tenebrarum DNA segment encodes these proteins:
- a CDS encoding valine--tRNA ligase yields the protein MMDSEIPKDYDHRREAEWQRKWEEQKIYKFHADERKPQYIIDTPPPYPTGSIHMGHVLNWVYMDIIARFKRMRGYDVLFPQGWDCHGLPTEVKVEETYNIRKSDIPREEFRELCIKLTTKNIKRMKDQMKSLGFSQDWSTEFVTMTPEYMKKTQLSFLKMYKDGLIYRGVHPVNWCPRCETAIAFAEVEYIENETNLNYLKFPLEEDSNYLEIATTRPELLAACVAVAVHPEDERYAKLKGKSVRVPIFNHRVKIIEDEDVDPEFGTGAVMICTFGDKTDVTWVNRHNLDIIEAIDEKGQMTEAAGKYSGLSIKECKEKIIEDLKAEGHLIKQERIKQNLGVCWRCKTPIEILVKKQWFVAVKKLIDDVIEAAEEMKWIPEHMKARLLNWTGSMDWDWCISRQRVFATPIPVWYCKNCGKTHIATEEMLPVDPTQTKPDFKCECGSEEFIGEEDVLDTWMDSSISPLAVAGWPKPEYKKLFPATLRPQGHDIIRTWAFYTILRCKALTGQKPFHEIIINGMVFGEDGHKMSKSRGNVITPEEVIEDYGADALRLWASNSVPGSDVPFAWKDVKYAYKFLRKFWNAFRFISFHLENVKGKPKPLDQWILSKLNRLIKEVTRALEDYNFAKAINSIQMFIWHQFCDEYIEAVKYRLYSDDDPESKRAAQWTLNKVLETSLRLLAPMAPHFTEEIHQHIATGSIHTKSWPSVQEEYINDEIEAKGDLAVEIIGALRRFKSSNRIPLNAPLEKVNIYTTENLYNTIKDYLDDIKGTMNIQKIELIIGKPRIREHIKEVKPLMEKIGPKFKAEVPKILSFIESTDPQEIYNRLETDGMIEVKGHKLTREYFKIKKEALGATGEKVEVIHLDDIILEIVP from the coding sequence GTGATGGACAGTGAAATCCCAAAGGATTATGATCATAGAAGAGAGGCTGAATGGCAAAGGAAATGGGAAGAACAAAAAATATACAAGTTCCATGCTGATGAGAGAAAACCCCAGTATATAATTGACACACCACCACCATACCCAACCGGATCCATACATATGGGCCACGTACTAAACTGGGTTTACATGGATATAATCGCCCGCTTCAAAAGGATGAGAGGATATGATGTATTATTCCCACAAGGGTGGGATTGTCATGGACTCCCAACCGAGGTGAAGGTTGAGGAAACCTATAATATAAGAAAGAGCGACATACCCAGGGAAGAATTCAGGGAACTCTGCATAAAACTCACAACAAAGAACATAAAGCGGATGAAAGATCAGATGAAAAGCCTAGGATTTAGCCAGGATTGGAGCACAGAATTCGTTACAATGACACCAGAATACATGAAAAAAACACAACTCTCATTCCTCAAAATGTATAAAGATGGGCTGATCTATAGGGGTGTGCACCCAGTTAACTGGTGTCCGCGCTGCGAAACAGCCATAGCATTCGCAGAAGTGGAATACATAGAAAACGAAACAAACCTAAACTATTTAAAATTCCCATTAGAAGAGGATTCAAATTACCTTGAAATAGCCACGACAAGGCCCGAACTTTTAGCAGCTTGTGTAGCGGTCGCAGTACACCCCGAGGATGAAAGATACGCTAAATTGAAGGGTAAAAGTGTTCGGGTTCCCATATTCAACCACAGGGTCAAGATAATAGAAGACGAGGACGTTGACCCGGAATTCGGGACAGGAGCCGTCATGATATGTACCTTCGGTGACAAAACAGACGTAACATGGGTAAACCGCCACAACCTGGACATAATAGAGGCCATAGACGAGAAAGGGCAGATGACAGAAGCAGCGGGCAAATATAGTGGCCTTAGCATAAAAGAATGTAAAGAGAAGATAATAGAAGACCTCAAAGCCGAAGGCCACCTTATAAAACAAGAAAGGATAAAACAGAACCTTGGCGTCTGCTGGAGGTGCAAAACACCCATCGAAATCCTAGTCAAAAAACAATGGTTCGTTGCGGTGAAAAAACTCATAGACGATGTCATAGAAGCCGCAGAAGAAATGAAGTGGATCCCAGAACATATGAAGGCAAGACTACTAAACTGGACAGGATCAATGGACTGGGACTGGTGCATCTCAAGACAGAGAGTATTCGCAACACCAATACCAGTATGGTACTGCAAAAACTGTGGCAAAACACACATAGCAACAGAGGAAATGCTACCAGTAGACCCCACCCAGACCAAACCAGACTTCAAATGCGAATGCGGCAGCGAAGAATTCATTGGAGAAGAAGATGTACTAGACACTTGGATGGACAGTTCAATATCACCACTCGCAGTCGCTGGCTGGCCCAAACCAGAATATAAAAAGTTATTCCCAGCAACTCTAAGACCCCAAGGACATGACATAATACGAACATGGGCATTCTACACCATACTAAGATGTAAAGCCCTCACAGGCCAAAAACCATTCCATGAAATAATAATAAATGGTATGGTATTCGGCGAGGACGGGCATAAGATGAGCAAATCCAGGGGCAATGTTATAACACCAGAGGAAGTCATAGAAGATTATGGTGCTGACGCGCTCCGATTATGGGCTTCCAACAGCGTCCCAGGCTCTGACGTCCCATTCGCTTGGAAAGATGTGAAATACGCTTATAAATTCCTCAGGAAATTCTGGAACGCATTCAGGTTCATAAGCTTCCACTTAGAAAACGTGAAAGGAAAACCCAAACCCCTAGACCAATGGATACTATCCAAGCTCAACAGGCTAATAAAAGAAGTTACAAGGGCCCTTGAAGATTACAATTTCGCAAAAGCCATAAATAGTATACAAATGTTCATCTGGCACCAGTTCTGTGACGAATACATAGAAGCGGTCAAATACCGCCTATATTCAGATGATGATCCCGAGTCGAAGAGAGCAGCCCAATGGACATTAAACAAGGTCCTTGAAACATCATTAAGACTATTAGCTCCAATGGCCCCACATTTCACAGAGGAGATCCACCAACACATAGCCACAGGATCAATACATACAAAAAGTTGGCCGAGTGTCCAAGAAGAATATATCAACGATGAAATAGAAGCCAAAGGAGACCTTGCAGTAGAGATCATAGGAGCGCTTAGAAGATTCAAATCATCCAATAGGATACCATTAAACGCCCCACTAGAAAAAGTGAACATCTACACAACAGAAAACCTCTACAATACAATAAAAGACTACCTAGACGACATCAAAGGTACAATGAACATACAAAAAATAGAGCTCATAATAGGCAAACCAAGGATAAGAGAACATATCAAAGAAGTCAAACCATTAATGGAGAAAATAGGCCCCAAGTTCAAAGCCGAAGTCCCCAAGATACTATCATTCATAGAATCCACAGACCCACAGGAAATATATAATAGGCTAGAAACTGATGGGATGATAGAAGTCAAAGGCCACAAATTAACAAGAGAATACTTCAAGATTAAAAAAGAGGCGCTCGGCGCCACAGGAGAAAAAGTAGAGGTAATACACTTAGATGACATAATATTAGAGATTGTACCGTGA
- a CDS encoding arsenate reductase ArsC, which translates to MKKVLFICKNNSGRSQMAEALLRNMYGEYYKVYSAGIEPKDINPLTVKVMEEIGINMEGHKSKSIEEFHGKKFDIIVSVCEDACPTPPEARKYIHVKFPDPRGSDIETFRKIRDQIKKWIEKELKPESMKSLK; encoded by the coding sequence ATGAAAAAAGTGCTTTTCATTTGCAAGAACAATTCTGGAAGGTCTCAGATGGCCGAAGCCCTCCTAAGGAACATGTATGGTGAATATTATAAGGTTTATAGTGCTGGGATCGAACCAAAGGATATAAATCCCCTCACAGTAAAAGTCATGGAGGAAATTGGCATAAACATGGAAGGCCACAAGTCAAAAAGTATCGAAGAATTTCACGGGAAAAAATTTGATATCATAGTAAGTGTATGTGAAGATGCTTGTCCAACGCCCCCAGAGGCCAGAAAATACATTCATGTTAAATTCCCAGATCCTCGAGGCTCAGACATTGAAACATTCCGCAAAATCCGGGATCAAATCAAAAAATGGATCGAAAAAGAACTAAAACCCGAATCTATGAAATCTTTAAAATAA
- the aroA gene encoding 3-phosphoshikimate 1-carboxyvinyltransferase, giving the protein MELKIRKSPKIYGMVDAPPSKSYTHRSIIIASLAKGTSTLYNPLEAEDTLASAHACKKFGAKIEKKKGKWIIEGVDGKPSTPDDVLDLRNSGTSLRILTSVAGLAENYTILTGDESLRSRPMQDLLDALRPLGVEAVSSRMNGRPPIIVKGGFKGGKTIISGSVSSQFISSILIAAPLSEHGIELKIEGDFISKPYVDMTVDVMRKFNARVEFNPQKRIFHVEPGKYTGRNYQVEGDYSSASYLLGAVAAVGGELTIKNLPRDSKQGDKIILDILEDMGVTIHRRQESVTIECDGRLQGVEVDLHDSPDLLPTVAVLGALAEGTTRIHGVEHARFKETDRIKTCTMELSRLGVPVEEKRDGMIIKGGRIKEGTVYSHGDHRLVMAFTLIGLKAGLKIKDAEAYKVSFPDFINILLDLGCRLEVFENG; this is encoded by the coding sequence ATGGAGCTTAAAATCCGAAAATCCCCCAAGATTTATGGTATGGTGGACGCGCCACCATCCAAAAGTTACACCCATCGCAGCATCATAATAGCATCACTTGCAAAGGGCACATCAACACTATACAATCCACTAGAAGCCGAGGATACCCTAGCCTCAGCCCATGCTTGCAAAAAATTCGGGGCCAAAATAGAAAAGAAAAAAGGAAAATGGATAATAGAAGGCGTGGATGGGAAGCCAAGCACTCCAGATGACGTCCTAGATCTTAGAAATTCTGGTACAAGCTTGCGTATATTAACTTCAGTCGCTGGATTGGCAGAAAATTACACTATACTCACTGGTGACGAGTCTCTTCGTTCACGTCCAATGCAAGATCTCCTGGACGCCCTCAGACCACTTGGGGTTGAGGCAGTATCATCTAGGATGAATGGCAGACCACCAATCATAGTGAAAGGAGGATTCAAGGGCGGCAAGACAATCATATCTGGCAGTGTGAGCTCACAATTCATATCATCCATACTTATAGCGGCACCATTATCAGAGCATGGCATAGAACTTAAAATTGAGGGAGATTTCATATCAAAACCATACGTGGACATGACAGTAGATGTTATGAGAAAATTTAATGCAAGGGTAGAATTTAACCCACAAAAGAGAATATTCCATGTGGAACCAGGAAAGTACACTGGCAGAAATTATCAAGTGGAGGGTGATTATTCATCTGCATCATATCTCTTAGGTGCTGTAGCTGCCGTTGGCGGTGAACTCACAATCAAAAACCTCCCAAGGGACTCGAAACAAGGCGATAAGATAATATTGGACATTCTAGAAGATATGGGGGTCACCATCCACAGAAGACAAGAGAGTGTTACAATAGAATGTGATGGCAGACTACAGGGTGTGGAAGTCGACTTACATGATAGTCCAGATCTACTACCTACAGTAGCCGTCCTCGGAGCCCTCGCAGAGGGCACGACCAGGATACATGGAGTGGAACATGCCCGTTTCAAGGAGACCGACAGGATAAAAACTTGTACAATGGAACTTTCACGCTTGGGAGTGCCAGTAGAGGAGAAAAGAGATGGTATGATCATAAAAGGTGGCAGGATAAAGGAGGGTACAGTATATTCCCATGGTGATCATCGTCTTGTAATGGCATTCACACTCATAGGCCTCAAGGCAGGTTTGAAGATAAAGGACGCTGAAGCATATAAAGTATCATTTCCAGATTTTATCAACATTCTATTAGACTTGGGTTGCAGATTAGAGGTGTTCGAAAATGGGTAA
- a CDS encoding ATP-dependent DNA helicase codes for MTRSLCDAQEECTETQKEAVKYDEGPLLIVAGPGTGKTRVIIEKVAYLIKKENVDPGSILVITFTEKAAEELKNRLRKCVGLDVERMQVSTIHSFCNRILREYSEYHDLGAGFDILDNDDQLIFIRSHFYKLGLNKYIRMGEAPDVITFFNECSENCIDPEELKEALKREHPDNGRYHGFCDCYAKYLDLLKKEGKIDFPGLQRNAVELLESNEKVKEDLRTRFKYILIDEYQDTNPIQERLFELLASGNICVVGDEDQSIYGFRGSTVENIRSFEDKFNAHTIFLDENFRSRAGIIKIADEFMNKSRYYKKRIKAKRNGGYDVILLESRDAHDEARRIVRLLKNLKRDGIIPDYGHVALLFKSVRYHAGKIIGELEKEGVPYTIRGDGSFLDRDEIKSILYFLGYVNPPRYKNFRRWDWWNISMFDGEFLGLSRETKNALKGFGKTFKLSSLLDEESFKEAGIKEPADIKKLLGLNRLKEKIKKEPMSILEIFYKLLDITGYLGRLIEDDSYESRVKLLNLAKLSSIIKKYERTHARPSVQDFMWYLYLLPKHMQYDGETLDTPDSVKIMTIHQAKGLEFPVVIICSVVNGRFPRQGADNRSFVPIPEHLKLSQGDVGDEERRLFYVAMTRAQDILIISTAQRIRTRKVGYSPFIKELVRECELEWGCKRVEKCVERSLREDNIMTVNFSSLHTYEECPFRYMMIYHYGFIYPETRMQVYGKILHNCLEMLHKKMKKGEKVDIREIVETCWRSDKFKEKLEKQLKNYYNKNKDYIKRVIAVEEPFSIPKDDIIIRGRTDLIIENKDGEIELVDFKAREKAGIEYMGVDFQLRTYEYALSDKYKFDKLTAYTIKDNERTSFKPDPEHRIKNKIENIVDSIKNEKFKPKENYFCKFCIFQSLCGIQNEGLK; via the coding sequence ATGACCAGATCATTATGCGATGCCCAGGAGGAATGTACAGAAACCCAAAAAGAGGCCGTTAAATACGATGAAGGTCCGCTGCTTATAGTTGCCGGGCCAGGGACGGGTAAAACCCGTGTAATCATCGAGAAAGTGGCCTATCTTATAAAAAAGGAGAATGTGGACCCAGGGAGCATACTTGTCATAACATTCACTGAGAAAGCTGCCGAGGAACTTAAAAATCGTTTAAGAAAATGTGTGGGTTTAGACGTTGAGAGGATGCAAGTTTCCACCATCCATTCATTCTGCAATAGGATCCTGCGCGAATACAGTGAATATCATGATCTTGGCGCTGGCTTCGACATCCTAGACAACGATGACCAGTTAATCTTCATAAGATCCCATTTCTACAAGCTAGGACTCAACAAGTATATTAGAATGGGGGAAGCCCCAGATGTTATAACCTTCTTTAACGAGTGCAGTGAAAACTGCATAGACCCCGAGGAGCTTAAAGAAGCCCTAAAAAGGGAACACCCAGACAATGGCAGATATCATGGCTTCTGCGACTGCTACGCCAAATACCTAGACTTGCTTAAAAAGGAAGGTAAGATTGATTTTCCCGGCCTTCAGAGGAATGCTGTTGAACTTTTGGAATCCAATGAGAAAGTTAAGGAGGATCTGAGAACACGTTTCAAGTATATTCTCATCGACGAGTATCAGGATACTAATCCTATACAGGAGCGTTTATTCGAACTTTTAGCAAGTGGGAATATCTGCGTAGTTGGAGATGAAGACCAGAGCATCTATGGTTTTAGGGGTTCTACAGTAGAGAATATCAGATCCTTCGAGGATAAGTTTAACGCCCATACAATCTTCCTTGATGAGAATTTCAGGTCAAGAGCCGGTATCATAAAGATAGCGGACGAGTTCATGAATAAAAGCCGGTATTATAAGAAGCGTATAAAAGCTAAAAGGAATGGCGGCTATGATGTTATCCTCCTAGAAAGCAGGGATGCGCATGACGAGGCTAGGAGGATTGTTAGACTTTTAAAGAATCTTAAAAGGGATGGTATAATCCCAGATTATGGTCATGTCGCACTACTTTTTAAGAGTGTGAGGTATCATGCGGGTAAAATCATAGGTGAACTTGAAAAGGAGGGCGTGCCCTACACGATCAGAGGCGATGGTTCATTCCTTGACCGTGACGAGATAAAAAGCATCTTATATTTTTTAGGTTATGTTAACCCGCCACGCTACAAGAATTTCAGGCGTTGGGATTGGTGGAACATTTCAATGTTCGATGGAGAATTCTTGGGACTTAGCAGAGAAACCAAGAATGCCCTCAAAGGCTTCGGGAAAACATTCAAGTTGTCATCTCTCCTAGATGAGGAATCATTCAAGGAAGCCGGTATAAAAGAACCCGCTGACATAAAGAAGCTTTTGGGTTTGAACAGGCTCAAAGAGAAGATAAAGAAGGAGCCGATGAGTATCCTTGAAATATTCTACAAGCTACTTGATATTACAGGCTATCTGGGACGTCTCATAGAAGATGATAGCTATGAGAGTAGGGTGAAGCTCCTCAATCTTGCAAAGCTTAGTTCCATAATCAAAAAATATGAAAGGACACACGCAAGGCCTAGTGTCCAAGACTTCATGTGGTATCTCTATCTGCTGCCAAAACACATGCAATATGATGGGGAAACCCTTGATACTCCAGATTCTGTTAAGATAATGACGATACACCAGGCTAAGGGTCTTGAATTTCCTGTTGTGATCATCTGTTCCGTGGTGAATGGAAGATTCCCCAGGCAAGGAGCCGATAACAGGAGTTTCGTTCCCATCCCAGAGCATCTTAAACTTTCCCAGGGAGATGTGGGTGATGAGGAACGTCGCCTATTCTATGTTGCCATGACACGAGCTCAGGACATCCTCATAATATCAACAGCCCAGAGGATCCGCACTAGGAAAGTAGGATATTCACCATTCATAAAAGAGCTTGTAAGGGAATGTGAACTTGAATGGGGTTGTAAAAGGGTTGAAAAGTGTGTTGAAAGGAGTCTTAGAGAGGATAATATCATGACCGTGAACTTCTCATCACTCCACACATATGAAGAGTGCCCATTCAGATATATGATGATCTACCATTATGGTTTCATCTACCCAGAAACTCGCATGCAAGTATATGGGAAAATATTGCACAATTGCCTCGAAATGCTACACAAAAAAATGAAAAAAGGAGAAAAAGTAGATATCAGAGAGATCGTGGAAACCTGCTGGAGAAGCGACAAATTCAAAGAAAAACTCGAAAAACAACTAAAAAACTATTATAATAAAAACAAGGATTATATAAAAAGGGTTATAGCAGTTGAAGAACCATTCTCCATACCAAAGGATGATATCATAATAAGGGGCCGGACAGACCTCATAATAGAAAACAAGGATGGTGAAATTGAACTTGTAGACTTCAAAGCAAGGGAAAAAGCCGGCATAGAATATATGGGCGTGGACTTCCAACTCAGAACCTATGAATATGCACTATCAGATAAATACAAATTCGACAAACTAACAGCATACACCATAAAAGACAATGAAAGAACAAGCTTCAAACCAGACCCAGAACATCGAATAAAAAACAAAATAGAAAACATAGTAGACTCCATAAAAAATGAAAAATTCAAACCAAAGGAAAATTATTTCTGCAAATTCTGCATATTCCAAAGCCTATGCGGGATACAAAATGAGGGGTTAAAATGA
- a CDS encoding GAF domain-containing protein yields MKETEKIADKIKEASTVKEAANIIYKELKKLTGSKCCYVAYIDPENGDSVAITFTHVTSQCNYYESIKEARFKRPKNGKYGGLLGYSIDTGKSFFTNDPMNHPAVHGTPKGHKPIKRFLSVAVKDKNRILGQIVLGDPPIDYTIEDLKVSEEIGQAYAIILQKFYNGEIPLR; encoded by the coding sequence GTGAAAGAAACAGAAAAAATAGCAGATAAAATCAAAGAAGCCTCCACAGTCAAAGAAGCCGCCAATATAATATACAAAGAACTTAAAAAATTAACAGGGAGCAAATGTTGCTATGTAGCCTACATAGACCCCGAAAATGGTGATAGTGTCGCCATAACATTCACACATGTTACAAGCCAATGCAACTACTATGAAAGCATAAAAGAGGCCAGATTTAAACGTCCAAAAAATGGAAAATATGGAGGATTACTAGGATATTCCATTGACACCGGCAAATCCTTCTTCACAAACGACCCCATGAATCATCCAGCAGTCCATGGAACACCAAAAGGCCATAAACCCATCAAAAGGTTCCTATCAGTGGCCGTGAAAGACAAAAACAGGATATTGGGTCAGATAGTCCTTGGAGATCCTCCAATAGATTATACAATAGAGGATCTTAAAGTTTCAGAGGAAATTGGACAAGCCTACGCAATCATCCTACAAAAATTTTATAATGGGGAAATACCACTAAGATGA
- a CDS encoding YkvA family protein, whose amino-acid sequence MKFKGFYDVLRENLDMYRGDYELIVDYAPDIFKLLSDLLNDKRINARTRIMICATLGYFVAPYDILPEEIYGPQGYIDDIYLSSLILKKIAEETGQEILEEYWDGEEDLKKVIKECQKRSKEILGKDTEKILSYVGLKNLK is encoded by the coding sequence ATGAAATTTAAAGGATTCTATGATGTTTTAAGGGAAAACCTGGACATGTACCGGGGAGACTATGAACTGATAGTAGACTATGCCCCGGACATCTTCAAACTACTCTCAGACCTCCTAAACGATAAAAGAATCAATGCACGGACACGTATCATGATATGCGCCACCCTAGGATACTTCGTAGCACCCTACGACATCCTACCCGAGGAAATATACGGACCACAAGGTTACATCGACGACATATACCTATCATCACTCATACTAAAAAAGATAGCAGAAGAAACAGGCCAAGAAATCCTAGAAGAATATTGGGATGGTGAAGAAGACCTCAAAAAAGTCATCAAAGAATGTCAAAAACGTTCAAAAGAAATACTAGGCAAAGACACAGAAAAAATACTATCATATGTAGGATTAAAAAACCTCAAATAG